One Triticum dicoccoides isolate Atlit2015 ecotype Zavitan chromosome 4B, WEW_v2.0, whole genome shotgun sequence genomic window carries:
- the LOC119292967 gene encoding dirigent protein 21-like, whose amino-acid sequence MAHASHVFIFLTFSNLAIAMATLPISYDPYIGKCKSSCEEELNLSLYLHQVASGPAHNQEIILNPGFENSFGMVAVNDWEIHAAPDSTSSIIARAKGMHIQATKSQANGVAWFLPFSMVFQDSRFGGSTLQVMGAITSADGEFAIVGGTGKLSMARGTVKFIAIQAQSSSIENYRKIDIHAFYTPSLTV is encoded by the exons ATGGCCCATGCAAGCCATGTCTTCATTTTCCTTACCTTCTCAAATTTAGCCATAGCCATGGCCACCCTTCCAATCTCATATGACCCTTATATAGGGAAGTGTAAGAGTAGTTGTGAGGAAGAGCTCAATCTATCTTTGTACCTCCACCAAGTCGCTAGTGGACCAGCCCACAACCAAGAAATAATTCTCAACCCTGGCTTTGAGAACTCGTTCGGTATGGTAGCCGTTAATGACTGGGAGATACATGCTGCCCCTGATTCCACGTCAAGTATCATTGCTCGGGCAAAGGGAATGCATATCCAGGCTACCAAAAGTCAGGCCAATGGCGTTGCTTGGTTTCTTCCTTTCAGCATGGTCTTTCAGGATTCAAG GTTTGGCGGGTCTACGTTACAAGTGATGGGGGCAATTACTAGTGCAGATGGTGAGTTTGCTATTGTTGGTGGGACTGGAAAATTGTCGATGGCGCGTGGTACTGTGAAGTTCATAGCAATCCAGGCGCAAAGCAGCTCCATAGAGAACTACAGAAAAATTGATATTCATGCATTCTACACACCCTCCCTGACC GTCTAG
- the LOC119294173 gene encoding uncharacterized protein LOC119294173 produces the protein MVAVNDWEIHAAPDSTSSIIARAKGMHIQATKSQANGVAWFLPFSMVFQDSRFGGSTLQVMGAITSADGEFAIVGGTGKLSMARGTVKFIAIQAQSSSIENYRKIDIHAFYTPSLTV, from the exons ATGGTAGCCGTTAATGACTGGGAGATACATGCTGCCCCTGATTCCACGTCAAGTATCATTGCTCGGGCAAAGGGAATGCATATCCAGGCTACCAAAAGTCAGGCCAATGGCGTTGCTTGGTTTCTTCCTTTCAGCATGGTCTTTCAGGATTCAAG GTTTGGCGGGTCTACGTTACAAGTGATGGGGGCAATTACTAGTGCAGATGGTGAGTTTGCTATTGTTGGTGGGACTGGAAAATTGTCGATGGCGCGTGGTACTGTGAAGTTCATAGCAATCCAGGCGCAAAGCAGCTCCATAGAGAACTACAGAAAAATTGATATTCATGCATTCTACACACCCTCTCTGACC GTCTAG
- the LOC119292969 gene encoding dirigent protein 21-like: MAHASHVFIFLTFSNLAIAMATLPISYDPYIGKCKSSCEEELNLSLYLHQVASGPAHNQEIILNPGFENSFGMVAVNDWEIHAAPDSTSSIIARAKGMHIQATKSQANGVAWFLPFSMVFQDSRFGGSTLEVMGAITSADGEFAIVGGTGKLSMACGTVKFIAIQAQSSSIENYRKIDIHAFYTPSLTV; this comes from the exons ATGGCCCATGCAAGCCATGTCTTCATTTTCCTTACCTTCTCAAATTTAGCCATAGCCATGGCCACCCTTCCAATCTCATATGACCCTTATATAGGGAAGTGTAAGAGTAGTTGTGAGGAAGAGCTCAATCTATCTTTGTACCTCCACCAAGTCGCTAGTGGACCAGCCCACAACCAAGAAATAATTCTCAACCCTGGCTTTGAGAACTCGTTCGGTATGGTAGCCGTTAATGACTGGGAGATACATGCTGCCCCTGATTCCACGTCAAGTATCATTGCTCGGGCAAAGGGAATGCATATCCAGGCTACCAAAAGTCAGGCCAATGGCGTTGCTTGGTTTCTTCCTTTCAGCATGGTCTTTCAGGATTCAAG GTTTGGCGGGTCTACGTTAGAAGTGATGGGGGCAATTACTAGTGCAGATGGTGAGTTTGCTATTGTTGGTGGGACTGGAAAATTGTCGATGGCGTGTGGTACTGTGAAGTTCATAGCAATCCAGGCGCAAAGCAGCTCCATAGAGAACTACAGAAAAATTGATATTCATGCATTCTACACACCCTCTCTGACC GTCTAG